One window from the genome of Rhodopirellula halodulae encodes:
- a CDS encoding sulfatase family protein: MLRFTIALLTCCITSSLFAQTRPNLVLIIADDMNWDDCGAYGHPAIRTPNLDRLAAEGMKFQHAYLTTNSCSPSRASIITGKYPHNTGAEQLHWPLPDDSDTFVGRLKDAGYYTAAAGKWHMGDAVRDHFDKIYEASTAGFVLPSGKDGQPAKMIAAQPSGCEDWERACKERPRDQPFFLWLAALDPHREYNDGALDPPHSHDDVIVPPHLPDVPDVREDLRLYYDEIGRLDSYVGKVMRQLERQGVDDNTLVLFISDNGRPFPRDKTSLYDGGIRTPWIVRYPKKVASGTTTQALVSAVDIGATFLTMAGVENRKSFSDSSRSFAAVLNDPTKSHREYAFAEDHWHDFEDHARAVATHQYKLIRNDYVDLPATPSADAGRGLSWQAMLRLQDEGKLTEAQQACFRSPRDAWELYDLQRDPGELTNRFDDPAYATVREELQSALMKWTQRTSDYMPTRRTPDEFDRVTGEPDHSVRKRPRPSKLQMFGTNGAY; encoded by the coding sequence GTGCTCCGATTCACCATCGCTTTGTTGACGTGTTGCATCACGTCATCGTTGTTCGCGCAAACGCGTCCGAATTTGGTTCTGATCATCGCCGATGACATGAACTGGGACGATTGCGGAGCCTATGGGCATCCGGCAATTCGGACGCCCAATCTAGATCGTTTGGCGGCGGAAGGAATGAAGTTCCAGCACGCCTATTTAACAACCAATTCTTGCAGTCCTTCGCGTGCCAGCATCATCACGGGGAAGTACCCACACAACACGGGGGCGGAGCAACTGCACTGGCCGCTTCCCGATGACAGCGACACCTTCGTCGGACGCTTGAAGGACGCGGGGTACTACACCGCCGCCGCGGGGAAGTGGCACATGGGCGATGCGGTGCGAGACCACTTTGACAAAATCTACGAAGCATCGACGGCGGGGTTTGTACTTCCGTCCGGGAAGGACGGTCAGCCCGCCAAAATGATCGCGGCGCAGCCGAGCGGTTGCGAAGATTGGGAGCGTGCGTGTAAGGAACGTCCTCGCGATCAGCCGTTCTTTCTATGGTTGGCAGCCTTGGATCCGCACCGGGAGTACAACGATGGGGCGTTGGATCCTCCTCATTCGCACGACGACGTGATCGTACCACCGCATCTGCCAGATGTCCCCGACGTTCGCGAGGATTTGCGTTTGTACTATGACGAGATCGGGCGTCTGGATTCGTATGTCGGCAAAGTGATGCGTCAATTGGAACGGCAAGGAGTGGATGACAACACGCTCGTTCTATTCATCAGCGACAACGGGCGCCCTTTCCCTCGCGACAAGACATCGCTGTATGACGGTGGGATTCGAACCCCGTGGATCGTGCGGTATCCCAAAAAGGTTGCTTCTGGGACGACTACCCAGGCATTGGTCAGTGCGGTCGACATCGGTGCGACGTTCTTGACTATGGCTGGCGTTGAAAACCGCAAAAGTTTTTCAGATTCCAGTCGCAGCTTTGCGGCGGTTCTGAACGATCCCACGAAGTCACATCGCGAGTATGCGTTTGCGGAGGATCACTGGCACGATTTCGAAGATCACGCCCGTGCGGTGGCGACCCATCAATACAAGTTGATTCGCAATGACTACGTCGATTTGCCGGCAACACCTTCCGCCGATGCGGGACGCGGGCTGTCTTGGCAAGCGATGTTGCGTTTGCAAGACGAGGGCAAGTTGACCGAAGCACAGCAAGCGTGTTTTCGTTCCCCTCGCGACGCTTGGGAATTGTATGACTTGCAACGCGACCCCGGCGAATTGACCAACCGATTTGACGATCCTGCCTACGCCACGGTTCGAGAGGAACTGCAATCCGCGTTGATGAAATGGACACAGCGGACATCGGACTACATGCCCACCCGACGAACTCCTGATGAATTTGATCGAGTCACCGGGGAACCCGATCACTCGGTTCGCAAGCGACCCCGTCCGTCGAAGCTACAGATGTTTGGGACGAATGGCGCTTACTGA
- a CDS encoding sulfatase family protein gives MRRLLPALFVFASLSFLSSTSADDRPNVLWITIEDWSADLSCYGTKGVHTPNVDQLAAEGIRYERAFTTSPVCSTSRSAMMTGFHQNYIGANQHREYNKQPLPHGVRPIPHLFADAGYFTALMSYKTDCNFLPDKKEQLFEGTDWSQREEGQPFFARITFGGTHRAWKRDPKRPIAEEDVELPPYYPDTQFIRRDWANGLEQMQLVDREVGQLLKRLDSEGLTKNTIVFFIGDHGRCHIRGKQFLYDGGIRIPMIMRWPGKVDAGQVSEDLVMSIDICATILEAAGIEPPVALHGMSLLDPKLASRQYVFSARDKMDETHDAMRAIRSKEFKLIHNLMPERAYCQFNQYKEGAYPALAEMNVLHMQGKLNAAQAHFMASVKPELELYDLREDPHEVHNVIDDPSYADTRDNLLNPLNEWRENVILDQGVSEDFRALNVFPAAISGMSVDRWVENHRDEYDYEKYGWPSWYPTRSLEQWQAARKAWEPWVFREPDSKMERPALTLRQQKRKAAKKK, from the coding sequence ATGAGAAGATTGCTTCCAGCACTATTCGTTTTCGCCAGCTTGAGTTTTCTGTCGTCGACGTCGGCGGATGATCGGCCGAATGTGCTGTGGATCACGATCGAAGATTGGTCCGCGGATCTGTCGTGCTACGGAACGAAAGGCGTGCACACACCGAACGTTGATCAGCTCGCGGCGGAAGGCATCCGTTATGAACGAGCCTTCACCACGTCGCCGGTTTGCTCGACGTCACGTTCCGCAATGATGACGGGCTTTCATCAAAACTACATCGGTGCAAATCAGCACCGTGAGTACAACAAGCAACCTCTGCCGCATGGAGTGCGACCGATTCCGCATCTGTTCGCGGATGCGGGCTACTTTACCGCACTCATGAGCTACAAAACCGACTGCAATTTCCTTCCTGACAAGAAGGAGCAATTATTCGAAGGAACGGATTGGAGTCAGCGTGAAGAAGGGCAGCCGTTCTTTGCACGCATCACCTTTGGGGGCACCCACCGGGCGTGGAAACGTGATCCAAAGCGTCCCATCGCGGAAGAAGACGTGGAACTTCCGCCGTACTACCCCGACACCCAATTCATCCGTCGTGATTGGGCCAATGGTTTGGAGCAAATGCAGTTGGTGGACCGAGAAGTGGGGCAGCTTCTCAAGCGTTTGGATAGCGAGGGACTGACCAAGAACACCATCGTGTTCTTCATCGGGGATCACGGTCGATGCCACATTCGCGGGAAGCAGTTTTTGTATGACGGTGGCATCCGCATTCCGATGATCATGCGTTGGCCTGGCAAGGTGGATGCGGGGCAAGTCAGTGAGGACTTGGTCATGTCGATCGATATCTGTGCCACCATCCTGGAAGCCGCCGGAATCGAGCCTCCCGTCGCCCTGCACGGAATGAGTCTGCTGGATCCAAAGCTCGCCTCACGCCAATACGTTTTCTCGGCACGAGACAAAATGGATGAAACGCATGACGCCATGCGAGCGATCCGTTCGAAGGAATTCAAGTTGATACACAACTTGATGCCGGAACGAGCCTATTGCCAATTCAATCAGTACAAAGAAGGTGCCTACCCGGCGCTGGCGGAGATGAATGTGCTGCACATGCAAGGCAAGTTGAACGCCGCGCAAGCTCATTTCATGGCTTCGGTCAAACCTGAGCTGGAACTCTACGATCTGCGGGAAGATCCGCATGAAGTTCACAATGTGATCGATGACCCAAGCTATGCCGACACACGTGACAATCTGCTCAACCCTCTGAACGAGTGGCGTGAGAACGTGATTTTGGATCAGGGCGTCAGCGAAGACTTCCGTGCATTGAACGTTTTTCCTGCCGCGATCTCCGGCATGAGTGTGGATCGCTGGGTCGAAAATCATCGCGATGAGTACGACTATGAAAAGTACGGATGGCCGAGTTGGTATCCCACTCGCTCGTTGGAACAATGGCAGGCGGCCCGCAAAGCATGGGAACCTTGGGTCTTTCGGGAACCTGATTCCAAGATGGAACGACCCGCGTTGACGCTTCGCCAGCAGAAACGAAAAGCTGCGAAAAAGAAGTGA
- a CDS encoding Gfo/Idh/MocA family oxidoreductase has translation MVLKIESPSSACSRRGFLKTAGVVSAATLTPWSMPARQALAKSPNERKRFALIGVGGNGTRTSPVGKQFADLVALCDVDQRHLDRGNGLLCEGKADLTSDYRDIISRDDIDFVQISTPDHWHAKILIEAMLAGKDAYCEKPLTLTIDEGKLVRKIQQQTGRVVQVGTQQRSSFDKFNRALAIISEGRIGKLKRLVVGIDAGGWSPEIALADVPKELDWDRWLGPTPEMAYRYQKDARRDDKNYTNGHTHFRWWYEHSGGKLTDWGAHHVDIAMLGIAAAGQNNDPVSVDGTAEHDVEFRDGMPLQDNRYNTARAFDLNVAFADGDVVMNIRHDVDNGILFEGEHGRIFVNRGRLVGKPVEDLENDPLPEDAVAKIYRGMPMEGNDRPAHWANFMHAIENRSQPISDVHSHMKMLNVCHLAGICCRLGRRIQWDQASESVIGDELAASMMKRDYRAGYEIQL, from the coding sequence ATGGTTTTGAAGATTGAATCACCGTCATCCGCGTGCTCTCGTCGCGGCTTTCTAAAAACCGCTGGCGTGGTTTCAGCAGCGACCTTGACGCCATGGAGCATGCCTGCGCGCCAGGCGTTGGCGAAGTCACCGAATGAACGCAAGCGTTTTGCGTTGATCGGCGTTGGTGGCAATGGGACCCGGACCTCGCCCGTCGGAAAGCAATTCGCGGACTTGGTGGCGTTGTGCGATGTGGATCAGCGACACCTGGATCGCGGCAATGGCTTGCTCTGCGAAGGAAAGGCGGATCTAACCAGCGACTATCGTGACATCATTTCGCGGGACGACATCGACTTCGTCCAAATTTCAACGCCCGATCACTGGCATGCAAAGATCCTGATTGAGGCCATGCTCGCGGGAAAAGACGCCTACTGCGAAAAACCGCTCACGCTGACGATCGATGAAGGGAAGTTGGTTCGCAAAATTCAGCAGCAAACCGGCCGAGTGGTTCAGGTGGGGACGCAGCAGCGAAGCAGTTTTGACAAATTCAATCGGGCTTTGGCCATCATCTCCGAAGGCCGCATTGGCAAGCTGAAGCGGTTGGTGGTCGGAATTGACGCGGGAGGATGGAGCCCGGAAATCGCTTTGGCGGATGTTCCCAAAGAGTTGGATTGGGATCGCTGGTTGGGGCCGACTCCTGAGATGGCGTATCGCTATCAAAAGGATGCCCGACGTGATGATAAAAACTACACGAACGGGCACACCCATTTTCGTTGGTGGTATGAACACTCCGGTGGCAAGCTGACCGACTGGGGTGCCCACCATGTTGACATTGCCATGCTGGGCATCGCTGCCGCGGGACAAAACAACGACCCCGTGTCGGTCGATGGAACGGCCGAACATGATGTGGAATTCCGCGATGGAATGCCCTTGCAAGACAACCGGTACAACACCGCTCGTGCATTCGATTTGAACGTCGCATTCGCCGATGGCGACGTGGTCATGAACATTCGTCATGACGTTGACAATGGCATTTTGTTCGAAGGCGAACACGGACGCATCTTTGTCAATCGAGGACGCTTGGTTGGCAAGCCAGTCGAAGATCTGGAGAACGATCCGCTGCCCGAGGATGCCGTTGCCAAGATTTACCGTGGGATGCCAATGGAAGGCAATGATCGGCCGGCGCACTGGGCCAACTTCATGCACGCGATCGAAAATCGCTCGCAGCCCATTTCAGATGTCCACTCGCACATGAAAATGCTGAATGTGTGTCATTTGGCGGGCATCTGTTGTCGGTTGGGCAGAAGAATCCAATGGGACCAAGCGTCCGAATCCGTGATCGGTGACGAGTTGGCGGCATCGATGATGAAGCGTGACTATCGAGCAGGATACGAGATCCAATTGTGA
- a CDS encoding family 16 glycoside hydrolase gives MAKARASLLFEDDFEGRSQLGDGYRTGRGMEDAWTIRDGVLFGEQIRDDHGSTMRKQMNFDDLHVAFDFRFNGGSRFNFVIDDNNDKTVHAGHVARASVSPKRMSISDDKVGSMNLKVREMRQNKSLAPAPKKKLDEILRRTQASAKVNLASGEWHQMEVIIQGTVMTVRLDGEKVLSLDSSGFAHPTKTQFGMTVNGSSIDFDNLKVYSTD, from the coding sequence GTGGCGAAGGCGAGAGCGTCTTTATTGTTTGAGGATGACTTCGAAGGGCGAAGTCAACTCGGCGATGGCTATCGGACCGGTCGTGGAATGGAAGACGCGTGGACCATTCGTGATGGTGTGCTATTCGGCGAGCAGATTCGTGACGACCACGGATCGACGATGCGAAAACAGATGAACTTTGACGATCTGCATGTTGCTTTTGATTTTCGATTTAACGGTGGCAGTCGATTCAATTTTGTGATTGACGACAACAACGACAAAACAGTGCACGCCGGGCATGTGGCGCGTGCGTCGGTCTCACCCAAACGAATGTCGATCAGCGATGACAAAGTCGGATCGATGAATCTGAAAGTGCGAGAGATGCGGCAAAATAAATCGCTCGCGCCTGCCCCAAAAAAAAAACTCGACGAGATCCTCCGACGTACGCAGGCCTCCGCGAAAGTCAATCTCGCAAGCGGGGAATGGCATCAAATGGAGGTGATCATCCAAGGAACGGTCATGACAGTTCGGTTGGATGGAGAGAAGGTGCTTTCCCTGGACTCGTCCGGTTTCGCTCATCCAACGAAAACCCAGTTTGGCATGACCGTGAATGGATCGAGCATCGACTTTGACAACCTGAAGGTTTACTCGACGGATTGA
- a CDS encoding sulfatase-like hydrolase/transferase, with product MTVLLFSSNLHAQDSRPNFIFVLTDDQSYGMMGCDGNERTHTPNLDQLAREGVFFDRAYVTSAICTPSRISIFLSQYERKHGVNFNSGTSVAPDAWKQSYPVLMRDGGYYTGYVGKNHAPIGKGGYQSGLMEESFDYFYAGHGHIRFYPKDVHDIFEGAEYDTQVEIVNEGAQDFLSNEHRLEGAVRFLDERPNDKPFCLSICLNLPHGAGTSTMQRRESDDEIYKTLYRDIDIPLPDHYVAKADIQTPKLPANVLHAQERQTGYDYVDQPDTLKERVIRQMQAMTGIDRMIGNLRTKLENDGLDDNTVIIFCSDHGLLMGQHGLGGKALCYEQTTHVPMIVFDPQLPAVLRGARCNELVQTIDIAATMLDLAEIESPSTFQGKSLRPLLSGSGGEIRPYVFTENLWVTHFGNPRIEAVQDKRWKYIRYYENQRTPASLKLKVAKQMGIPVSKMLYGVHDNEIPVYRHHAESSLQGEEPIYEELYDLQSDPDELANLINDPHSAAELQRLRAAWKAELTKARGEGPPKVLRYTVESEKNYKSK from the coding sequence ATGACAGTTTTACTGTTTTCGTCCAACTTGCATGCCCAGGATTCACGACCCAACTTCATCTTTGTTCTGACGGACGATCAGTCCTACGGGATGATGGGATGCGATGGCAACGAACGGACTCACACGCCGAACCTGGACCAATTGGCTCGAGAAGGTGTCTTCTTTGACCGAGCTTATGTGACCAGTGCCATTTGCACGCCGAGTCGCATCTCGATTTTCCTCAGTCAGTATGAACGCAAGCACGGCGTCAATTTCAATTCGGGGACCAGTGTCGCTCCAGATGCTTGGAAACAGTCGTACCCGGTGTTGATGCGAGATGGCGGTTACTACACGGGCTATGTCGGAAAGAATCACGCTCCAATTGGCAAGGGAGGATACCAGAGCGGTTTGATGGAAGAATCGTTCGACTATTTCTATGCCGGTCACGGTCATATACGGTTCTACCCCAAAGATGTGCATGACATCTTTGAAGGAGCGGAATACGACACACAGGTGGAGATCGTGAATGAGGGGGCGCAAGATTTCTTGTCCAACGAGCATCGCCTCGAAGGGGCGGTACGTTTTCTCGATGAGCGACCAAACGACAAACCATTTTGTTTGAGTATCTGTCTGAACCTGCCTCACGGTGCCGGAACCAGCACGATGCAAAGGCGAGAGAGCGACGATGAGATTTACAAGACGCTCTACCGCGACATCGATATCCCGCTGCCTGATCATTACGTCGCAAAAGCGGATATTCAAACGCCAAAGTTGCCGGCAAACGTTCTTCACGCGCAGGAGCGTCAAACGGGCTACGACTACGTGGACCAACCAGACACATTGAAGGAACGCGTGATTCGGCAAATGCAAGCGATGACTGGCATCGACCGGATGATCGGGAACCTGCGAACCAAACTTGAAAACGACGGGCTGGATGACAACACGGTGATCATCTTCTGTTCCGATCACGGATTGCTCATGGGACAGCACGGATTGGGCGGAAAGGCACTTTGCTACGAGCAGACGACTCACGTGCCAATGATTGTGTTTGACCCGCAATTGCCTGCGGTTCTGCGAGGTGCTCGCTGCAATGAGTTGGTGCAAACCATCGACATCGCCGCGACCATGTTGGATTTGGCTGAGATCGAATCGCCGTCAACATTCCAAGGGAAATCGCTGCGTCCATTGCTCAGCGGCAGCGGTGGTGAAATCCGTCCGTATGTTTTCACTGAAAACTTGTGGGTCACGCATTTTGGCAACCCTCGGATCGAGGCGGTTCAAGACAAACGTTGGAAGTACATTCGATACTACGAGAATCAACGCACACCGGCTTCACTGAAGCTCAAGGTTGCCAAACAAATGGGCATTCCCGTGTCCAAGATGCTCTACGGCGTTCATGACAATGAGATCCCCGTTTATCGACATCATGCTGAATCGTCGCTGCAGGGCGAAGAGCCAATTTACGAAGAGCTCTACGACCTTCAAAGCGATCCGGACGAACTTGCCAACCTAATTAATGATCCGCATTCGGCGGCCGAATTGCAGCGGCTTCGGGCTGCGTGGAAAGCAGAGTTGACGAAGGCCCGAGGCGAAGGTCCTCCAAAGGTTCTGCGATACACGGTGGAAAGCGAAAAGAACTACAAGTCAAAGTGA
- a CDS encoding sulfatase-like hydrolase/transferase: MCFRISFVIAIVVAGASSSARADAEERPNIVLIVADDLGFSDVGFNGCQEIPTPRLDALAESGVVFSSGYASHPYCSPSRAGLLTGRYQQRFGHEANPPHDPEWHGEETAGMPLSEQTLADALKEAGYVTGAIGKWHLGDAKPMWPNRRGFDEWFGFSGGGLSYWGAVGNKPQQFGVHRNDEHVDVDTLTHLTDDFSTEAVKFVQRHQDDPFFLYLAYNAPHAPDQATRAHLKHTEHIEYGGRAVYGAMVAGMDAGIGRVVDEIERQGLSEKTLVIFYSDNGGRREHARNFPYRGHKGMLFEGGIRVPFLMTWPNKLPSGVREDAPVTALDLFPTVLAAAGVSPSEESKLDGENLLPSLTQNDVSMPKRPLFWRYSMGDGNYGYAVRDGRWKLVDTRYKDRKMLFDLQSDPYETRDLSDDHPERVAELWQKVVAWDADNLAPRWNDPHGVNVRKEEAERSRQVENAARGERPASGINLSAMMQPVPAQAKFIDEDQYIWGGSMVRDADGVCHLFYSRWPRELGHMAWVTHSEIAHATSDHPLGPYKFVDVPLPARGKELWDGLCTHNPTVHEFDGKYYIYYMGNTGDGNPTKKLNYIHRNNQRIGVAVADHPNGPWKRMDQPLIDITPDDSAPDALMVSNPSMLRRDDGTFVLIYKAVGKNGRVPFGGPVVHLAALSQSPTGPFVKEMEPLFASPGVQFAAEDPYIWFQDGKCWAIVNDHQGMFNGVDSDSLALFESVDGLQWQVAKSSLVTKRVIAWADGIKQPVHRLERPQLFLQDGEPAVLFCAAEETEAKLHSFNVHIPLKPVESIK, encoded by the coding sequence ATGTGTTTTCGAATTTCTTTTGTCATCGCCATCGTCGTCGCGGGAGCGTCCTCTTCGGCTCGTGCGGACGCGGAGGAACGTCCTAATATCGTTCTCATCGTGGCGGACGATTTGGGGTTCAGCGATGTGGGATTCAATGGCTGCCAAGAGATCCCGACGCCTCGATTGGATGCGTTGGCAGAATCGGGCGTTGTCTTCAGCAGCGGTTACGCATCGCATCCTTATTGCAGCCCCAGTCGCGCTGGGTTGCTGACCGGACGCTACCAGCAACGATTCGGACACGAGGCAAACCCGCCCCATGATCCGGAATGGCATGGCGAAGAGACCGCGGGAATGCCTTTGTCGGAACAGACGCTGGCGGATGCATTGAAGGAAGCGGGCTACGTGACCGGGGCGATTGGCAAGTGGCACTTGGGCGATGCGAAACCGATGTGGCCAAACCGACGAGGCTTCGATGAATGGTTCGGTTTCAGTGGTGGCGGACTGAGCTACTGGGGAGCGGTTGGAAACAAACCGCAGCAATTCGGCGTGCACCGCAACGATGAGCACGTGGACGTCGACACTTTGACCCACCTGACCGATGACTTCTCGACGGAAGCGGTCAAGTTCGTGCAGCGTCATCAGGACGATCCGTTCTTTTTGTATTTGGCCTACAACGCACCACACGCACCCGACCAGGCGACTCGGGCCCACCTGAAACACACAGAACACATCGAATACGGCGGTCGAGCCGTTTATGGTGCAATGGTGGCCGGAATGGACGCGGGCATTGGTCGCGTGGTCGACGAGATTGAACGACAAGGATTGTCCGAGAAGACTTTGGTGATCTTCTACAGCGACAATGGTGGACGTCGTGAGCACGCACGAAACTTCCCGTATCGTGGTCACAAAGGCATGCTATTCGAAGGCGGCATTCGCGTGCCGTTCTTGATGACTTGGCCGAACAAATTGCCGTCGGGTGTGCGAGAGGATGCCCCCGTCACGGCGCTGGATTTGTTCCCGACCGTCTTGGCCGCCGCCGGGGTTTCGCCTTCCGAAGAATCAAAGTTGGACGGCGAGAATCTGCTTCCGTCGTTAACACAAAACGATGTGTCCATGCCGAAGCGTCCGTTGTTTTGGCGTTATTCGATGGGTGACGGCAACTATGGCTACGCCGTTCGCGATGGTCGATGGAAATTGGTTGACACGCGGTACAAGGATCGAAAGATGCTTTTCGATCTGCAAAGCGATCCATACGAAACACGCGATCTGTCGGATGACCATCCAGAACGAGTTGCCGAACTCTGGCAGAAAGTCGTGGCGTGGGATGCAGACAACTTGGCTCCGCGTTGGAACGATCCCCATGGTGTGAACGTTCGCAAAGAAGAGGCGGAACGCTCACGGCAAGTTGAAAATGCGGCACGTGGTGAACGCCCCGCCAGCGGCATCAACCTCTCCGCGATGATGCAGCCCGTTCCTGCTCAGGCGAAATTCATTGATGAGGACCAATACATCTGGGGCGGAAGCATGGTCCGCGATGCGGATGGGGTCTGCCATTTGTTCTATAGCCGCTGGCCCCGCGAATTGGGTCACATGGCTTGGGTGACGCATTCCGAGATTGCGCATGCGACGTCCGATCATCCACTGGGGCCGTACAAGTTTGTTGATGTGCCGCTGCCCGCTCGTGGGAAAGAGCTTTGGGATGGTTTGTGCACCCACAATCCAACCGTCCATGAATTCGACGGCAAGTACTACATCTATTACATGGGCAACACGGGCGACGGCAATCCAACGAAGAAGCTGAACTACATTCATCGCAACAACCAACGAATCGGTGTGGCGGTCGCCGATCATCCCAATGGTCCGTGGAAACGCATGGATCAGCCACTGATCGATATCACTCCGGATGATTCCGCACCCGACGCGTTGATGGTTAGCAATCCGTCCATGTTGCGACGCGACGATGGCACCTTTGTTCTGATCTACAAAGCGGTCGGAAAGAACGGACGCGTTCCCTTCGGTGGACCCGTGGTGCATTTAGCAGCGTTGTCTCAATCACCGACAGGTCCGTTCGTGAAAGAGATGGAACCGTTGTTCGCGTCTCCTGGCGTCCAATTCGCTGCCGAAGATCCCTACATTTGGTTCCAAGACGGAAAATGCTGGGCAATCGTCAATGATCATCAGGGGATGTTCAACGGAGTGGACAGTGATTCGCTGGCTCTGTTTGAATCAGTGGACGGACTTCAATGGCAGGTCGCTAAATCATCGCTCGTGACCAAACGCGTGATTGCTTGGGCGGACGGTATCAAACAACCGGTTCATCGTCTGGAACGTCCTCAATTGTTCTTGCAGGATGGTGAGCCCGCGGTCCTATTCTGTGCCGCGGAAGAAACGGAAGCCAAACTGCATTCGTTCAACGTGCACATCCCATTGAAGCCGGTTGAGAGCATCAAGTGA